Proteins from a genomic interval of Pseudophryne corroboree isolate aPseCor3 chromosome 4, aPseCor3.hap2, whole genome shotgun sequence:
- the LOC134910974 gene encoding uncharacterized protein K02A2.6-like — protein MALLRTVQYPLPKIEDIFAALSGGGRFSKIDLAQAYLQMEIEEASKKYLTINTHKGLLQYNRLVFGLSSAPALWQRAMDQEIPGTQCYLDDIIVTGKDDVDHLNNFEKVLTRLQEYGLRVNKDKCAFFQESISYCGHVIDREGLHKSNDKIEAVLQAPQPQSVSQLRSYLGLVRDEMSA, from the coding sequence atggccctgctacggactgtgcagtatcctttgcctaaaatagaggacatctttgcagctctctcagggggTGGCCGCTTCTCCAAAATTGACCTAGCTCAAGCGTACTTGCAAATGGAAATTGAGGAGGCATCTAAGAAATATTTAACCATCAATACTCACAAAGGTTTATTACAATATAACCGTCTGGTGTTTGGACTTTCTTCTGCCCCAGCATTATGGCAGAGAGCAATGGATCAAGAAATACCAGGTACGCAATGTTACCTGGATGATATAATTGTAACAGGCAAAGATGATGTGGACCATTTAAATAATTTTGAAAAAGTATTAACCCGACTACAGGAATATGGACTCAgagtaaataaagataaatgtgcatttttccaagaaagcatttcctattgtggacatgtgattgatagagaaggcctgcacaaatcaaatgataaaattgaggcagtactacaagcaccccagccacagtctgtgtcacaactgagatctTATCTGGGCCTAGTTAGAgatgagatgagcgcctga
- the LOC134910975 gene encoding uncharacterized protein K02A2.6-like, translating to MTAARLQRWSLFLGAHTYDIEFKGTKLHGNADGLSRSPLPQSEEYSDGDPLEVYHNMLMEQLPITNATINRETRKDPVLSKVMDLTLKGWPKHGDAQYYGFSGRRDQLFVCQGTLLCGSRVVIPPKLQNRVLENLHEGHLGTVKMKNLARSYVWWPGIDGQIETLTKGCEGCQRVQNAPSLAPLHPWEWPSSPWQRVHIDFAGPFMDCMFLIAVDAHSKYPEVIKMKSTTSEKTIALLRTIFARNGLPEQVCSDNGPQFVSMEFKKFMQDNGIKHFTSAPHHPATNGLAERFVQTFKKAIKSMQHEHLPLQRKIDNFLLYIVGLSTPLPVSLLQCYLCNGTYGLSGT from the coding sequence ATGACTGCAGCTCGGCTTCAACGTTGGTCATTATTCCTGGGTGCTCATACATATGACATCGAGTTTAAAGGAACAAAACTACATGGCAATGCTGATGGTCTGTCGCGTTCTCCCTTGCCCCAAAGTGAGGAGTACAGTGATGGAGACCCCCTGGAAGTGTATCACAATATGTTGATGGAACAGCTACCTATTACCAATGCCACGATCAATCGAGAAACAAGGAAAGACCCGGTACTATCAAAAGTAATGGACTTAACTCTCAAAGGTTGGCCTAAACATGGTGATGCTCAATATTACGGGTTTTCGGGCAGGAGAGATCAGCTTTTTGTCTGTCAAGGAACTCTATTGTGTGGGTCACGAGTGGTAATACCACCTAAACTGCAAAACAGAGTTTTGGAAAATTTGCATGAGGGTCACCTAGGCACAGTAAAAATGAAGAATCTTGCTAGAAGCTATGTGTGGTGGCCAGGAATCGATGGTCAAATTGAAACTTTGACAAAAGGGTGTGAAGGATGTCAAAGAGTTCAAAATGCACCATCTTTAGCCCCGTTACACCCCTGGGAATGGCCTTCATCTCCATGGCAGCGGGTACATATTGACTTTGCTGGTCCATTCATGGATTGTATGTTTCTTATTGCAGTGGACGCTCATTCAAAATATCCAGAGGTAATAAAGATGAAATCCACTACTTCTGAGAAAACAATTGCTCTGCTGCGAACCATCTTTGCTAGAAATGGTCTACCGGAGCAAGTGTGCAGTGACAATGGGCCACAGTTTGTGTCCATGGAATTCAAAAAGTTCATGCAAGACAATGGAATTAAACATTTTACATCAGCTCCACACCATCCAGCCACTAACGGTTTGGCTGAGAGATTTGTCCAAACATTCAAAAAAGCTATCAAGTCCATGCAACATGAACATCTACCTTTGCAACGCAAGATTGACAACTTCTTGTTATATATTGTAGGACTGAGCACTCCACTACCAGTCAGCCTTCTGCAGTGCTATTTATGCAACGGAACTTACGGTCTCAGTGGGACTTGA